One window from the genome of Glycine soja cultivar W05 chromosome 12, ASM419377v2, whole genome shotgun sequence encodes:
- the LOC114378694 gene encoding uncharacterized protein LOC114378694, which yields MTSEAAKEIANKHPGRVRAVGAGVTIKEYFGSALRTSRSSSSMPLEDLEQLTQQIRDQLEELITEKVTRKMMESFSQMQSQFQEQSRDSDKCGLYIEENPSRLVALGRLYEGSTTVHNIPLLHGQVKVGVEEVKDTETLVPVPTDEVTLVGQTLNTFLTWPTHLVKRLSEQEAVSLAKPPESPDEEVDDPLYLMTLTIPQMFLKPLQVMWDATIFGVFNQNFLLYIKHEDLSEITHGGQSI from the exons ATGACGtctgaggcagcaaaggaaatagCTAACA agcACCCTGGCCGTGTTCGTGCtgttggagccggtgtcaccataaaGGAATACTTTGGATCAGCTTTACGAACATCCCGCAGTTCTTCCTCCATGCCTCTTGAAGACCTAGAACAGCTGACCCAACAAATCAGAGACCAACTGGAGGAGttaatcacagaaaaagtgactcgaaaGATGATGGAATCCTTCAGtcagatgcagtcccagtttca GGAACAATCCAGGGACTCAGACAAATGCGGCCTATATATTGAAGAAAATCCTTCCCGcttggttgccctaggaagactttACGAGGGATCCACAAcagttcacaacatccctttgttgcatggccaagtcaaggttggtgttgaggaggttaaagatacAGAGACTctcgttcctgtacccactgacgaggttaccttagtggggcagacacttaacacTTTCCTTACTTGGCCAACACATCTTGTgaagcgtttatcagaacag GAAGCTGTGTCTCTAGCAAAACCTCCAGAAAGCCCGGATGaagaggtcgatgatcccctgTACCTGATGACATTGACAATCCCACAAATGTTTTTGAAGCCGctccaggttatgtgggatgctaccataTTCGGGGTGTTTAATCAAAACTTCCTGTTGTATataaagcacgaagatctctctgaaattacacatggtggtcaat Ccatctga